A DNA window from Paralichthys olivaceus isolate ysfri-2021 chromosome 3, ASM2471397v2, whole genome shotgun sequence contains the following coding sequences:
- the lnp1 gene encoding leukemia NUP98 fusion partner 1 isoform X2, whose protein sequence is MSLRLLPAIIMDNDEDDDGNFTKWMSSYWGHGAEGGHSRERKHSFRRPGKIQADRRASLPTVSQLDAMKLSKLHAATMAPTPSHIKTREEKAEVRPHQRARRASSDDNSRPKTAIPENRITTIPELTESFEKRLCVRDKRAVSLNGDERLCLICHEDMRKNGGLQELHCTHRFHKECMEQWLWKKQTCPTCRVHVSIPQPLYWSSSRANVP, encoded by the exons ATGTCTCTCAGGCTCCTGCCTGCGATTATTATGGACAATGACGAGGACGACGATGGGAACTTTACAAAATGGATGAGCAGTTACTGGGGTCACGGAGCAGAGGGTGGACActccagagaaagaaaacacagcttcaGAAGACCTGGAAAAATACAAGCTGATCGAAGAGCATCACTCCCAACTGTG TCACAGTTAGACGCCATGAAGTTGAGCAAGCTCCATGCAGCGACGATGGCACCCACTCCCAGCCACATCAAAACAAGAGAGGAGAAGGCGGAGGTCAGACCCCACCAGAGGGCTCGTCGTGCCTCTTCAGACGACAACAGCCGCCCAAAGACTGCCATCCCAGAGAACCGCATCACCACCATCCCGGAGCTCACAGAGTCATTCGAGAAGAGACTCTGTGTCCGTGATAAGAGGGCCGTGTCTCTG aatGGTGATGAGAGGTTGTGTCTGATCTGTCATGAGGACATGCGTAAGAACGGAGGCCTACAAGAGCTGCACTGTACACACCGCTTCCACAAAGAG tgcATGGAGCAGTGGCTGTGGAAGAAACAGACGTGTCCTACATGTCGTGTCCATGTGTCAATTCCGCAGCCTCTCTACTGGTCATCGTCCCGCGCCAATGTCCCGTGA
- the lnp1 gene encoding leukemia NUP98 fusion partner 1 isoform X3, with product MSLRLLPAIIMDNDEDDDGNFTKWMSSYWGHGAEGGHSRERKHSFRRPGKIQADRRASLPTVSQLDAMKLSKLHAATMAPTPSHIKTREEKAEVRPHQRARRASSDDNSRPKTAIPENRITTIPELTESFEKRLCVRDKRAVSLNGDERLCLICHEDMRKNGGLQELHCTHRFHKEVEG from the exons ATGTCTCTCAGGCTCCTGCCTGCGATTATTATGGACAATGACGAGGACGACGATGGGAACTTTACAAAATGGATGAGCAGTTACTGGGGTCACGGAGCAGAGGGTGGACActccagagaaagaaaacacagcttcaGAAGACCTGGAAAAATACAAGCTGATCGAAGAGCATCACTCCCAACTGTG TCACAGTTAGACGCCATGAAGTTGAGCAAGCTCCATGCAGCGACGATGGCACCCACTCCCAGCCACATCAAAACAAGAGAGGAGAAGGCGGAGGTCAGACCCCACCAGAGGGCTCGTCGTGCCTCTTCAGACGACAACAGCCGCCCAAAGACTGCCATCCCAGAGAACCGCATCACCACCATCCCGGAGCTCACAGAGTCATTCGAGAAGAGACTCTGTGTCCGTGATAAGAGGGCCGTGTCTCTG aatGGTGATGAGAGGTTGTGTCTGATCTGTCATGAGGACATGCGTAAGAACGGAGGCCTACAAGAGCTGCACTGTACACACCGCTTCCACAAAGAG GTTGAAGGTTAA
- the sft2d2a gene encoding SFT2 domain containing 2a isoform X1, producing MDKLKSVLSGEEARRDDRTVLETVNEASTLGWTTRIKGFVACFVVGGACTLLGVCLLFLPRIGLTLFIVFYTFGNICALGSTMFLMGPLKQLKRMCDKTRALATAIMITCLVLTLCAAFWWKNFGLALLFCILQVLSFAWYSLSYIPCVREAIMRMLAVCMR from the exons ATGGACAAACTGAAGTCTGTCCTCAGCGGTGAAGAGGCGCGTAGAGATGATCGAACCGTCTTAGAG ACTGTGAACGAAGCCTCCACTTTGGGCTGGACCACACGGATCAAGGGATTCGTTGCCTGTTTTGTGGTGGGGGGCGCGTGCACGTTGCTG GGAGTGTGTTTGCTCTTCCTCCCCAGGATTGGACTCACGCTCTTCATCGTCTTTTACACTTTTGGAAACATATGTGCTTTGGGCAG CACCATGTTTCTGATGGGGCcactgaagcagctgaagaggATGTGTGACAAAACAAGAGCACTGGCCACCGCTATTATGATT ACCTGCCTGGTGTTGACTCTCTGTGCAGCTTTCTGG TGGAAGAACTTTGGACTTGCTTTGTTATTTTGCATCTTACAAGTCTTGTCATTTGCCTG GTACAGTCTGTCATACATCCCATGTGTGAG GGAGGCCATAATGAGGATGTTGGCGGTCTGCATGAGATGA
- the tmem45a gene encoding transmembrane protein 45A, producing MGSFKGHALPGSFFLVAGLWWTAKYSLWHATRRNKNVGSTRFASRASQRRLEIIESSVIVFFSFFGMLAEQFFAGGPKLQLYDFAEKHWEHLMNWQHATMYLFFGLAGIVTLIIHTTEAFPLTLDRLMLAIAFFNEGFLFFYHLHGRSMLDVHVHQLLLYAIFGEALVAFLEVFHRGNIILELVRCSLTVLQGTWFWQIGFVLYPPSGSEWDMKDHNNMMFITMCYSWHLAFAMLIVGLLYCTVSCGVRSRLKKTPPMEMGLLKPRERDPESEDEIL from the exons ATGGGAAGCTTCAAGGGCCACGCTCTCCCTGGGAGCTTCTTCCTTGTTGCTGGGCTCTGGTGGACAGCAAAGTACTCGCTCTGGCACGCCACCCGCAGGAACAAGAACGTAGGTTCCACCCGATTTGCCAGCAGAGCCTCGCAGCGCCGCCTGGAGATCATTGAAAGCTCTGTCATagtcttcttctctttttttg GGATGCTGGCAGAGCAGTTTTTTGCAGGTGGACCAAAGCTCCAGTTGTACGACTTTGCAGAGAAACACTGGGAACATCTGATGAACTGGCAGCATGCAACCATGTACCTCTTCTTTGGCCTGGCTGGGATAGTGACTTTGATTATCCACACCACAGAGGCTTTCCCACTGACTCTGGACAGGTTAATGCTGGCCATCGCTTTCTTTAATGAAG gatttctttttttctaccaCCTCCATGGGAGAAGTATGCTGGATGTTCATgttcatcagctgctgctctaTGCCATCTTTGGAGAGGCTCTTGTTGCTTTCCTGGAGGTCTTCCACCGAGGCAACATCATTCTGGAGCTGGTGCGGTGCAGCCTCACTGTCCTGCAGGGCACTTGGTTCTGGCAG ATTGGCTTTGTGCTGTACCCTCCCAGTGGCTCTGAGTGGGACATGAAGGATCACAACAACATGATGTTCATCACCATGTGTTACTCGTGGCACCTCGCCTTCGCCATGCTCATCGTGGGTTTGCTGTACTGCACCGTCAGCTG TGGGGTTCGCTCCAGATTGAAGAAGACTCCCCCCATGGAAATGGGGCTCCTGAAGCCAAGAGAGAGGGACCCAGAGTCAGAGGATGAGATTTTATGA
- the sft2d2a gene encoding SFT2 domain containing 2a isoform X2: MDKLKSVLSGEEARRDDRTVLETVNEASTLGWTTRIKGFVACFVVGGACTLLGVCLLFLPRIGLTLFIVFYTFGNICALGSTMFLMGPLKQLKRMCDKTRALATAIMITCLVLTLCAAFWVCFVSRYSLSYIPCVREAIMRMLAVCMR, encoded by the exons ATGGACAAACTGAAGTCTGTCCTCAGCGGTGAAGAGGCGCGTAGAGATGATCGAACCGTCTTAGAG ACTGTGAACGAAGCCTCCACTTTGGGCTGGACCACACGGATCAAGGGATTCGTTGCCTGTTTTGTGGTGGGGGGCGCGTGCACGTTGCTG GGAGTGTGTTTGCTCTTCCTCCCCAGGATTGGACTCACGCTCTTCATCGTCTTTTACACTTTTGGAAACATATGTGCTTTGGGCAG CACCATGTTTCTGATGGGGCcactgaagcagctgaagaggATGTGTGACAAAACAAGAGCACTGGCCACCGCTATTATGATT ACCTGCCTGGTGTTGACTCTCTGTGCAGCTTTCTGG GTGTGTTTTGTGTCCAGGTACAGTCTGTCATACATCCCATGTGTGAG GGAGGCCATAATGAGGATGTTGGCGGTCTGCATGAGATGA
- the lnp1 gene encoding leukemia NUP98 fusion partner 1 isoform X1, with protein sequence MSLRLLPAIIMDNDEDDDGNFTKWMSSYWGHGAEGGHSRERKHSFRRPGKIQADRRASLPTVSQLDAMKLSKLHAATMAPTPSHIKTREEKAEVRPHQRARRASSDDNSRPKTAIPENRITTIPELTESFEKRLCVRDKRAVSLNGDERLCLICHEDMRKNGGLQELHCTHRFHKEAARRLEQCRPHSSSNEAAASQVRRLSDERRKSADGPIYMEREQPTLRRQLSLRRHR encoded by the exons ATGTCTCTCAGGCTCCTGCCTGCGATTATTATGGACAATGACGAGGACGACGATGGGAACTTTACAAAATGGATGAGCAGTTACTGGGGTCACGGAGCAGAGGGTGGACActccagagaaagaaaacacagcttcaGAAGACCTGGAAAAATACAAGCTGATCGAAGAGCATCACTCCCAACTGTG TCACAGTTAGACGCCATGAAGTTGAGCAAGCTCCATGCAGCGACGATGGCACCCACTCCCAGCCACATCAAAACAAGAGAGGAGAAGGCGGAGGTCAGACCCCACCAGAGGGCTCGTCGTGCCTCTTCAGACGACAACAGCCGCCCAAAGACTGCCATCCCAGAGAACCGCATCACCACCATCCCGGAGCTCACAGAGTCATTCGAGAAGAGACTCTGTGTCCGTGATAAGAGGGCCGTGTCTCTG aatGGTGATGAGAGGTTGTGTCTGATCTGTCATGAGGACATGCGTAAGAACGGAGGCCTACAAGAGCTGCACTGTACACACCGCTTCCACAAAGAG GCGGCTCGCAGGTTAGAGCAGTGTCGgccccacagcagcagcaacgaGGCAGCAGCTTCTCAGGTGAGGAGACTCTCGGACGAGAGGAGGAAGTCGGCCGACGGCCCAATCTACATGGAGAGGGAGCAGCCGACGCTCCGTCGTCAACTTTCCCTGCGGAGACATCGCTGA